The following proteins are encoded in a genomic region of Alphaproteobacteria bacterium:
- a CDS encoding ribose-phosphate pyrophosphokinase: MKLISGNSNPPLAQAIAKQLGVPLCQSTAKRFADLEVFVEILENIRGEDVFIIQPTSYPANDNLMELLITVDALRRSSARRITAVVPYYGYARQDRKTGPRTPITAKLVANLLTTAGTDRVLTLDLHAGQIQGFFDIPVDNLFVAPVFAQHIKDTMAVHGRLPEGLTIISPDVGGVVRARSMAKRLNADLAIIDKRREKAGESEVMNIIGDVEGRDCIMVDDIVDSAGTLCNAAVALMEAGAKTVAAYVTHGVLSGGAVERVDASPLTTLVTTDSIAATPEVTNAKRVKQISIGPLLAEAIIRISQERSVSSLFS, encoded by the coding sequence GCGTTCCGCTGTGCCAATCGACCGCGAAGCGCTTCGCCGATCTCGAAGTCTTCGTCGAAATCCTGGAAAATATCCGCGGCGAAGATGTTTTTATCATTCAGCCGACCTCCTATCCGGCCAATGACAATCTGATGGAATTGCTGATCACCGTCGACGCGCTGCGGCGCAGCTCGGCGCGGCGGATCACCGCGGTTGTACCCTATTACGGCTATGCGCGGCAGGACCGCAAGACGGGCCCGCGCACGCCGATTACCGCGAAGCTGGTGGCGAATTTGCTGACCACCGCCGGAACCGACCGGGTGCTGACGCTCGATCTTCATGCCGGACAGATTCAAGGCTTCTTCGATATTCCGGTCGACAACCTGTTCGTCGCCCCGGTTTTCGCCCAGCACATCAAGGATACGATGGCGGTGCATGGCCGCCTGCCGGAAGGATTAACCATAATTTCTCCCGATGTCGGCGGCGTGGTGCGGGCGCGATCGATGGCGAAAAGGCTTAACGCCGACCTGGCGATCATCGACAAGCGCCGCGAAAAAGCAGGTGAATCCGAGGTCATGAATATCATCGGCGATGTCGAGGGACGCGACTGCATCATGGTCGACGACATCGTGGACAGCGCCGGAACCCTCTGCAACGCCGCCGTGGCCCTCATGGAGGCAGGCGCGAAAACAGTTGCAGCCTATGTCACGCATGGCGTATTGTCCGGCGGCGCGGTGGAACGGGTCGACGCATCGCCGCTCACCACGCTGGTGACGACGGATTCGATCGCGGCGACGCCTGAAGTGACGAACGCCAAGCGCGTCAAGCAGATTTCGATCGGGCCATTGCTGGCGGAAGCCATCATTCGCATCTCGCAAGAGCGGTCGGTATCGAGCTTGTTTAGTTGA